One Chitinispirillum alkaliphilum genomic window, GAGACAGGAGCTTGAAACTGACCCCGTTAATGCTTTTCCAGGTAACGGGAAGATGAAACCTGAGCAAGAGGAAATCCGTCAACTCAAAAAAGAAGTCGAAAGGCTTACAAGGGAACGTGATATCCTAAAAAAAGCGGCGGCATATTTCTCGATGGACGCGATCAGAGATTTGCGTTCATAGCAGGGCACCTTAAAGAATTTGGAGTTGCTGAAATGTGCCGCGTTTTGAAGGTGTCCAGAAGTGGTTTTTATAAGTGGTCCAGTAGTACTGCAAGTAAGCGTGTTCAGGAGAGAGCGCGGCTTGATGCCCTTATACGCTCTACATTCGAGCATCATAAGCATCGCAGTGGTAGCTACAAGATCACCGAAGCGCTTCGAAAGAAAGG contains:
- a CDS encoding Transposase, with amino-acid sequence MGMKRKKYDLEFRKEAVRLASKPDVTATQVERNLGLYQGAIGKWRQELETDPVNAFPGNGKMKPEQEEIRQLKKEVERLTRERDILKKAAAYFSMDAIRDLRS